One window of Mediterraneibacter gnavus ATCC 29149 genomic DNA carries:
- a CDS encoding S1 family peptidase yields the protein MITEENIIYTTTLIKAYNYEKNICNTGTGFFCKDKENYYLISNKHIVDGCTEFEFKVPMYGDDKIVTTKIKIDPSSHSLYDIGVIGINAVMSSNYKYNIKFIEISDFYNDQLFKCSNIENIIMLGYPQGMKGDPLGCPIIKSGITATPISKKYNDQEIFLTDILSFPGSSGSPIFIKYNDSYILVGIHYASATTIDDGSHIGLGFCIKDSILYNWIKGI from the coding sequence ATGATCACTGAAGAAAATATAATTTATACAACTACTCTTATAAAAGCATATAATTATGAAAAGAACATCTGTAATACAGGAACTGGATTCTTCTGTAAAGATAAAGAAAATTATTATCTTATAAGTAATAAACATATTGTAGACGGATGTACTGAATTCGAATTCAAAGTTCCTATGTATGGAGACGATAAAATAGTAACAACAAAAATAAAAATTGATCCATCAAGTCATTCTCTGTATGATATAGGTGTAATAGGCATAAACGCTGTTATGTCATCAAACTACAAGTACAATATAAAATTTATCGAAATATCTGATTTCTACAATGATCAGCTTTTTAAATGTTCAAATATTGAGAATATTATTATGCTTGGTTATCCACAGGGGATGAAAGGAGATCCCCTTGGTTGTCCTATTATTAAAAGTGGCATAACAGCAACCCCTATATCCAAAAAGTATAATGATCAGGAGATATTCTTGACAGACATTCTGTCATTTCCCGGTTCCAGTGGGTCACCTATATTTATAAAATATAATGATTCCTATATTCTCGTAGGAATTCATTATGCTTCTGCAACAACAATAGACGATGGATCACATATAGGATTAGGGTTTTGCATTAAAGATTCCATATTATATAATTGGATAAAAGGAATCTAA
- a CDS encoding GNAT family N-acetyltransferase — translation MDNTENFQYKEELLSKESLRHFMLVGDFCCGADNPLNTFLSDDAFDYAEEKQGHTYILMDNEYTCILAFYTIKANAIHTFNIDTNEYMALPVVEIARIAVDFDFQGNGLGKILFYDYIIPKIKKVSKIIAIYGIIVFVESENGQGIQFYNSLGFKRANNEIQKAVGDSYNEKCELYVLKLDDIKE, via the coding sequence ATGGATAACACAGAAAACTTTCAATATAAAGAAGAGTTACTAAGCAAAGAGTCATTAAGACATTTTATGTTAGTAGGTGATTTTTGCTGTGGTGCAGACAATCCATTAAATACTTTCTTATCAGATGATGCATTTGATTATGCAGAAGAAAAGCAAGGACACACATACATTTTAATGGACAACGAATACACTTGTATACTAGCATTTTACACAATTAAGGCTAATGCAATTCATACATTTAATATAGATACAAACGAATATATGGCGTTGCCTGTTGTGGAAATAGCAAGAATTGCTGTAGATTTTGACTTCCAAGGGAATGGTTTAGGGAAAATATTATTTTATGATTATATAATACCTAAAATAAAAAAAGTAAGTAAGATTATTGCCATATATGGTATCATTGTATTTGTAGAATCGGAAAATGGTCAAGGAATACAATTTTATAATTCACTAGGATTTAAAAGAGCCAATAATGAAATACAAAAAGCAGTTGGCGATTCTTATAACGAAAAATGTGAATTGTATGTGCTGAAATTAGATGATATAAAAGAGTAG